The genomic segment GACCTTGCGCACCTCGGCGCCGTTTGCCCGCTACTTCGCCAACGCGACCGGAAATGGCCCGTGGCTCGAAGTCGGCGCCCCCTACTTCCTGCTGCCCGACAACATGTGGTGCCCGCTGGTCCAGCCGGAAGGCGGATGCTCATGATCCGCTCGAGACTGTTCCAAGTCGTTGCCGCTGGAGTGGTGACCCTGCTGGTCGTCGCAGGCCTGCTGTTCGCCCTTCGCCCCAGCTCGCAGTCGACCTCGTTCACCCTTCAGTTCACCGACACCACTGGCCTCTATGTGGGCAATGACGTGCAGACGATCGGCGTACGCATCGGCGAGGTCACGAAGATCGAGCCGCGTGGCCCTCGAGTCGACGTGACGGTACGTGTCGACGAGCCGGTCGCCGCCGATGTCGGCGCCATCATCATGCAGTCAGCACTGGTCACCGACCGATTCGTCGAGCTCACGCCGCCCTGGACGAAGGGCCCCAAGCTTGCTGCTGGCGCGGTCGTTCCACTCGAACGTACGAAGGCGCCCGCCAACGTCGACGACATCTTCGCCGCAGTCGACGACCTGTTGGTCGCCGTGTCAGACACCACCAAGGACGGCAAGGACATCGGTGACCTGCTGTCAGTTACCGCTGAGCAGCTCGAGGGGAAGGGCGAGGCGTTTGCCGCACTGCTGAACGAGTCGGGCCGCGCGCTCACAACCGTCAGCGATGCCGACGAGGACCTCACCGCGATCGTCGGAGACGCCGACGACCTCGTCACCATGCTCGCCAAGCGCGA from the Aeromicrobium panaciterrae genome contains:
- a CDS encoding MCE family protein; the encoded protein is MIRSRLFQVVAAGVVTLLVVAGLLFALRPSSQSTSFTLQFTDTTGLYVGNDVQTIGVRIGEVTKIEPRGPRVDVTVRVDEPVAADVGAIIMQSALVTDRFVELTPPWTKGPKLAAGAVVPLERTKAPANVDDIFAAVDDLLVAVSDTTKDGKDIGDLLSVTAEQLEGKGEAFAALLNESGRALTTVSDADEDLTAIVGDADDLVTMLAKRDKTIRSLASSVADSSELFAGQREDIAESLVTLDQLSRKMTDFIQDNETVMTRTVDRTSDVLGTIAEQREAIASAFNTLPLAAENIARAYDAPSRNLRVRLDARRTAPYGEVARESFCNAFVPENLGVCKTLVDDNAVFFDGFLDIFARLVDGVIP